The sequence TTGACCAAAATGTCCTCCTTGCCAAGGTCCAAGGGCTCTTGCGCCGCTCTTACGAATTTGGCACGGATCAAAATCTGCTGGAGCACCGGGGTGCTATCCTTAATCTCAAGTCTACGGACTTGATGTATGAAGGGGAAGTCATCAAGCTGACCAAGAATGAATTTCAGATCCTGCGCGTCCTGTTTGAGCATACAGGCAGTATCGTAGCACGCGATGACATGATGAAGGAGCTCTGGAATAGCGATTTCTTTATTGATGACAATACCTTGTCTGTCAATGTAGCCCGCCTTCGTAAGAAACTAGAAGAGGCTGGCTTGTCAAACTTCATCGAAACCAAGAAAGGCATCGGTTACGGGTTGACCCATGAATAAATTTGGAACGATCTTCTGGCAGTACGTGGTATCCCGCAGGCGCCTAGTCTATCTATTGGTCATCTTTTTGGTCGTCGATTTGGTTTTTGCCTATCTCTTTCCAGAGACAGGGACTGTTTTCCTCTATGCGACCCTAGTGCTAGGCTTTTTTGCCCTCTGTATCTTGATCTGGGATTTCGCCATGACCTTTCAAGACTACCGCAAAGCCGCACTTTATGAGGAAGTTGAGGTTGCTTCGCCTCTGGAACACCTCCTTTATGAAAAATACACGGAAGAACAGCAGGCGCGCTTGGAGGAAGGGAAGACCGCCCAGGCCAAGTTCAATGACCTGATGGATTACTATACCCTCTGGGTTCACCAGATTAAGACGCCCATTGCGGCCAGCCAGCTCTTGGTGCAAGATGTCGAGACACCCATTGTCAAGCAGCAGATGGAGCAGGAGCTCTTTAAGATTGATTCCTATGCCAATCTGGTTTTGCAGTACCTGCGACTGGAGAGTTTTCATGATGATCTGGTCTTAAAGCGCGTGTCGGTAGAAGACTTGGTCAAGGAAGTGGTCCGCAAGTATGCCCTCTTTTTTATCCAAAAGAACTTGACAGTGGACCTACATGATTTGGAGCAGGAGGTCATCACCGATCGCAAGTGGCTCCTAGTCATCATCGAGCAGCTCTTATCCAATAGTCTCAAGTACACCAGCACCGGTGGGATTGAAATCTATTTTAAAGACCAGACTCTCTTTATAAAAGATAGCGGGATTGGGATCAAAAATAGCGATGTGCTTCGCGTCTTTGAGCGGGGCTTCTCCGGCTACAATGGCCACCTGACCCAGCAATCTTCAGGGCTGGGGCTCTATCTATCTAAGAAAATCGCAGAGCAATTGGGCCACAGGATCACCCTCCATTCAGAGGTCGGCCAAGGCACGACCGTTGCCATTCGCTTTGAAGAGAAGAAGTTGGTCATGGATTAAGATTTCCCCATCTTACAAAAATGTAAGAAATAAAGGTCAAAATGAAAGGTTAGGTTATGGTAGCCGCCTTTTATTTTTTATACAATAGTCTCATCAAATGAAGGAGGTCAAGAAAATGAAACTCTTGAAATGGATGAAACAACTCAAAAAGACTGAGCAACCCTGTAACCAACCCGATCTGGAAAAGACGGAATTTGGTCTCCAAGTCCTGCAACAAACCCAAGAATTTTTCTTGATCTACTAGTAAAAGGAGAAAAGCATGTCATTACTAGATGTTCAACATATCAAAAAAATCTACAAAACCCGCTTTCAAGGAACGCAGGTTGAAGCCTTAAAGGATATTCACTTCACCGTGGAAAAGGGTGAGTACGTGGCTATTATGGGGGAATCAGGATCCGGGAAATCGACCCTTCTCAATATCCTAGCCATGCTGGACCAACCAACCGAAGGACGGGTCTACCTCAATGGCACGGACACCTCAACCATCAAGAACAAAGACGCATCGAGCTTCCGTCGCGAAAAACTAGGTTTTGTCTTTCAAGATTTTAACTTGCTCGATACCTTGTCCGTCAAAGACAATATCCTTCTCCCTCTAGTTCTCTCACGCAGGCCAGTCAAAGAAATGATGAGCAAGGTCGATAGCGTCAGTCGGGAATTGGGTATTCACCAACTTCTTGAAAAATACCCCTACGAAATCTCTGGTGGGCAAAAGCAACGGGTGGCCGTAGCGCGGGCTATCATCACCTCACCTGAAATCCTCCTTGCGGATGAGCCAACAGGGGCGCTGGATTCCAAGTCTTCAGCTGCGTTACTGGACGTCTTTGAAGATATCAATACCATGGGCCAAACCATTCTCATGGTGACCCACTCAACCGCAGCGGCAGCGCGTGCCAAGCGCGTGCTCTTTATCAAGGATGGGATCCTTTACAACCAGATCTTCCGTGGCGAAAAAACGGAGCGTCAGATGTTCCAAGAAATCTCGGATACCCTGACGGTCATGGCAAGTGAGGTGGAGTAGATGTTTCGATTAACCACTAAATTAGCTTGCTCTAATCTGATCAAGAACCGCAAGCTCTATTATCCCTTTGCGATTGCGGTCATTCTTGCAGTGACCATCGCCTACCTCTTTGACTCCCTGACCTTTAATCCCCACATTTCCGAGCTTAGAGGGGGCTCTTCCATAGTGTTCACTCTCAGCTTGGGGTTCTTCGTGGTCAATGCTGCGGGAGCTATCATCGTGCTCTATGCCAATAGCTTCGTCATGAAAAACCGCTCCAAGGAACTGGGCATCTACAGCATGCTCGGCCTTGAGAAACGGCATCTCATCAGTATGATCTTCAAGGAACTCTTGATGTTTGGCTTTCTAACCATCTCAGCCGGAGTCTTGATTGGAGCCCTCTTTGACAAGCTGATCTTTGCCTTTCTCTTGAAACTCATGAAGATGAAGGTCCAGCTAGTGTCCACCTTCCAACCTGGGATTGTCATCTTGGTCTTTGTCACCTTTGGTCTCATCTTTGGACTTTTGGTTCTTCTCAATGCTTGGCGCATTCTCCGATTGAATGCTCTGCAACTGACACGTGAGAAAGCGAGTGGTGAAAAGAAAGCTCGCTTCTTGTGGCCCCAAACCATCCTGGGCTTAGCCTCTCTCGGTTTTGGCTACTACCTGGCTTTGTCTGTTAAAGACCCCATTTCTGCGGTTTTGATTTTCTTTCTAGCGGTTATCCTGGTCATGATCGGAACCTACCTGCTCTTTAATGCTGGGATCACCGTCTTCTTGCACCTGCTTAAGAAAAAGAAGAGCTACTATTACCAGCCCAATAATATGATCTCGGTCTCTAACCTCATCTATCGTA comes from Streptococcus parasanguinis ATCC 15912 and encodes:
- a CDS encoding sensor histidine kinase gives rise to the protein MNKFGTIFWQYVVSRRRLVYLLVIFLVVDLVFAYLFPETGTVFLYATLVLGFFALCILIWDFAMTFQDYRKAALYEEVEVASPLEHLLYEKYTEEQQARLEEGKTAQAKFNDLMDYYTLWVHQIKTPIAASQLLVQDVETPIVKQQMEQELFKIDSYANLVLQYLRLESFHDDLVLKRVSVEDLVKEVVRKYALFFIQKNLTVDLHDLEQEVITDRKWLLVIIEQLLSNSLKYTSTGGIEIYFKDQTLFIKDSGIGIKNSDVLRVFERGFSGYNGHLTQQSSGLGLYLSKKIAEQLGHRITLHSEVGQGTTVAIRFEEKKLVMD
- a CDS encoding ABC transporter ATP-binding protein, whose translation is MSLLDVQHIKKIYKTRFQGTQVEALKDIHFTVEKGEYVAIMGESGSGKSTLLNILAMLDQPTEGRVYLNGTDTSTIKNKDASSFRREKLGFVFQDFNLLDTLSVKDNILLPLVLSRRPVKEMMSKVDSVSRELGIHQLLEKYPYEISGGQKQRVAVARAIITSPEILLADEPTGALDSKSSAALLDVFEDINTMGQTILMVTHSTAAAARAKRVLFIKDGILYNQIFRGEKTERQMFQEISDTLTVMASEVE
- a CDS encoding response regulator transcription factor, with product MHKILLVEDDEIIRQQVKQLLEQWGYEVVAAEDFMDVLGIFVESDPHLILMDIGLPLYNGYHWCQEIRKVSKVPIMFLSSRDQAMDIVMAINMGGDDFVTKPFDQNVLLAKVQGLLRRSYEFGTDQNLLEHRGAILNLKSTDLMYEGEVIKLTKNEFQILRVLFEHTGSIVARDDMMKELWNSDFFIDDNTLSVNVARLRKKLEEAGLSNFIETKKGIGYGLTHE